One part of the Phragmites australis chromosome 3, lpPhrAust1.1, whole genome shotgun sequence genome encodes these proteins:
- the LOC133913307 gene encoding uncharacterized protein LOC133913307 isoform X2 has product MEQRGQQPDGAEQAGKDGAGDPPPPPPFLEVTCRSSGKVRRFAAGTTARYALHAINRKLEPGAPPALHVEAVRDGEEPISFGPAAPLADYGRGWRLQTVTAQDVPGIHETPHPDMKRGDAQTATDSLDRETLKSTSVYVAKIALAFVFLFLLGGLFTYLLEKLPDMIQSASTPESL; this is encoded by the exons ATGGAGCAGCGGGGTCAGCAGCCTGACGGCGCGGAGCAGGCTGGCAAGGACGGCGCCGGCGAccctcctcccccgccgccg TTCTTGGAGGTGACGTGCAGGAGCTCCGGCAAGGTCCGGCGGTTCGCGGCGGGGACGACCGCCCGCTACGCGCTGCACGCCATCAACCGCAAGCTCGAGCCCGGGGCCCCGCCGGCGCTGCACGTCGAGGCCGTCAGGGACGGAGAGGAGCCAATCAGCTTCGGCCCCGCCGCGCCCCTCGCCGACTACGGCCGCGGCTGGCGGCTGCAGACCGTAACCGCGCAGGACGTGCCCGGGATCCATGAGACGCCGCACCCTGACATG AAACGGGGTGACGCCCAGACTGCCACGGATTCACTCGACAGGGAGACCCTGAAGAGCACTTCCGTCTATGTCGCCAAGATCGCGCTCGCGTTCGTGTTCCTATTCTTGCTCGGCGGATTGTTCACGTACCTGCTCGAGAAGCTCCCCGACATGATCCAGTCTGCATCGACTCCTGAATCTTTGTAG
- the LOC133913307 gene encoding uncharacterized protein LOC133913307 isoform X1 has translation MEQRGQQPDGAEQAGKDGAGDPPPPPPRAKSIDGSCACRQFLEVTCRSSGKVRRFAAGTTARYALHAINRKLEPGAPPALHVEAVRDGEEPISFGPAAPLADYGRGWRLQTVTAQDVPGIHETPHPDMKRGDAQTATDSLDRETLKSTSVYVAKIALAFVFLFLLGGLFTYLLEKLPDMIQSASTPESL, from the exons ATGGAGCAGCGGGGTCAGCAGCCTGACGGCGCGGAGCAGGCTGGCAAGGACGGCGCCGGCGAccctcctcccccgccgccg CGAGCGAAGAGTATTGACGGTTCCTGTGCTTGTCGGCAGTTCTTGGAGGTGACGTGCAGGAGCTCCGGCAAGGTCCGGCGGTTCGCGGCGGGGACGACCGCCCGCTACGCGCTGCACGCCATCAACCGCAAGCTCGAGCCCGGGGCCCCGCCGGCGCTGCACGTCGAGGCCGTCAGGGACGGAGAGGAGCCAATCAGCTTCGGCCCCGCCGCGCCCCTCGCCGACTACGGCCGCGGCTGGCGGCTGCAGACCGTAACCGCGCAGGACGTGCCCGGGATCCATGAGACGCCGCACCCTGACATG AAACGGGGTGACGCCCAGACTGCCACGGATTCACTCGACAGGGAGACCCTGAAGAGCACTTCCGTCTATGTCGCCAAGATCGCGCTCGCGTTCGTGTTCCTATTCTTGCTCGGCGGATTGTTCACGTACCTGCTCGAGAAGCTCCCCGACATGATCCAGTCTGCATCGACTCCTGAATCTTTGTAG